The genomic interval AAAAATGCATCTTTACCTGCAAGTAATGAACAATGGTTAACACCTAAGAGGAAAGGTTCAAAGCATGTCACTAGGCCGCAACGAGAAGCTATTACCAGCAACGAATATAAGGCTTTAGAGGATGCAGAGGGAGTGTTGGTTACTGATCATAGGCTCCTTTCTAATGGATAGTCTCAATCTTCTAGGTTGGAATGTTAGGGGGCTGAATAACGTTGAGAAGCAGCGAGAGGTTTTTGATCTTTGTAAGATAAATAAGGTGGGTTTTGGGGCTCTTTTTGAGACTAAAATTCATCATGATAGAGTTAGTAAGCTCATGGAAAATAATCCAAACTGGAAGATTTATTCTAGTCAGGAGACTTCGTTTAGAATTTTGTTGATTTGGATTGAAAAGCTAGTTAATGTGGATATTTTGTTGATAGACAGGCAGCTCATTCACTGTAAACTCAAAATGGTGGGTTACAAGGAGGAGTTTTTTCTCACTGCGGTCTATGGAAGTAATTCGTTAAATGAGAGGAAAGATCTTTGGAATAAACTTACTAACATTGGGCACTTAAATGCTCCTTGGATCATTCTAGGTGACTTCAATGCCATGTTTGCgtacaaagatagaagtgggGGTAGGAAAGTTCGAAGTTCAGAAATCCAGGACAGTCAAAACTGGCTTGCTTGGGGTCAGGTTGAAGAGTTGAAGACTGCTGGATCCTTTTTTACTTGGTCTAATAACCATGAGGAAGGTAGCCGTGTTTACTCAAAGTTGGATAGAGTTCTTACTAATGAAAGTTGGTTTGATAAGTTCCCGAATACAGAAGCTAGTTTCAGATGGGGGGCCCTCTCAGATCACAGTTATTGCCTCATTAAACACATCAAGACTGGAATCCGTGGGACTAAGCCTTTCCGTTTTAGCAATCACTGGATGTTCAAAGAGGGTTACAGAGAGACTGTTCTTTCTTCTTGGAAGAAGCACAAGGTTACTGATTTGAGCACTCTGCACCAGCAACTGTTCAGAGTGAAGCATATCCTGAAAACCAACTATGTTAAGAAGAGCGAGGATGTTACTGGTCTGTACAATGAAGCTCGAGACAAGTTTATAGCAGCGCAAGAAGCCTTGGCCATCAACCATTTGTGTCCTACAGCTATTACAACTGAAAAGGTGAATCATGCTAACTACTTAGCTGCCCGAAAACAGTACTTCAGCTATTTGCATCAGCACTCGAAAGCTTGTTGGTTAAAGCTTGGTGATGAAAACACCAGCTATTTCCATGCTATCATGAAAAAGAGGAGAGCTGAGAATAAAGTGTGTTCGTTTACTGCTAATGGAGTTGTTGTTGATGAGTATGACAAAGTGGTTGAGCATTTTTTAAACCACTTTCGCAACTTCATGGGGAGGCAAAGCTCGGTTTCTAGACGAATGGATGAGGATTGCCTCGAGTTTGGGCAAAAACTTACTCTCGAACATCAAGTGAGTCTAATTCGTCCGTTCAGTAAAAAGGATGTGAAAGAAGCTTTATTTGGGATTCACTCAACCAAAAGCCCGGGGCCGGATGGGTTTGGTTTGGGTTTTTTCTGAGAGCTTTGGAATGATATTGGGGACGACTTCTCTTGTGCGGTGTTGGGGTTTTTTCAAACTGGTAAGCTTCCTCAGGAAGTGAGTGCAACAACCATTTCTCTTATCCCCAAGATTGATAATCCTCAAGGAGCTACTGACTACAGACCAATAGCCTGTTGCACCACAACTTACAAATGCATTTCAAAGATGATTTATACCAGACTCTCGGAAGTTCTCCCAGTCCTTATTCATGAAAACCAAGGTGCTTTTGTCAAGAAGAGACTTTTAGCTCATAACGTCTTGATTTTGCAGGATCTTCTAAAAGGTTACACTAGGAAGACCATTTCTTCTAGATGTCTTAGGAAGATTGATTTGAGCAAGGCTTATGATACAGTAGACTGGTGCTTTGTGGCTGATATTTTAAAAGCTCTTTGCTTCCCTTCTAAATTTATCACCTGGATCTTAAGCTGCCTTCAAGGAGCTTCTTATGCCCTTCTGCTTAATGGAAGAATCCAAGGGTCGTTTAAAGGTGAAAAAGGCCTTCGTCAAGGGGACCTGATGTCCCCGCTTCTCTTTGTTATTATAATGGAATACTTAACCAGACTTCTTATTCAATGTTCTAAGAAGAAAGGGTTTGGTTTTCACCCGTTGTGCGAATCCTTAGGCCTTGTCAACCTGTGTTTTGCAGACGATCTCATTATTTTCTACAAGGGCAATGACAAGTCTGTACAGATGGTGAAAAATGCCTTCAATCCGTTTAGTGAAGCAACGGGCCTGGTTGCTAACAAAGCCAAGTCAACGGTGTTTTTTGGGGGTATTCCAAATGCCAGCAAACAGAGACTTGCCAACATCTTACAAATGGAAGAGGGTTCTTTCCCTCTGAAGTACCTCGGTGTGAATCTTAGACCAACTAAGTGGTGATCTGCTGATTGTGGTATCATTTTAGACAAACTGCATAAGAATTTGCACACTTGGGCTAGTAGGAATCTCTCGTTTGCTGGAAGGGCTCAATTGATTCATTCGATTTTGTTGGGGATCAGGAATTATTGGATGGGTTTGTTTTTGCTTCCTCAGAAAATTACGGCGGCTATTGACAAATGTTGCAGAGATTTTCTCTGGGGTTCTGTGGGAAACAGAAGCAAACTTCATATTCCTTCTTGGGAGAAAGTTTGTCTCCCCAAGAACGCAAGAGGCCTTGGCTTCAGAGAAGGTAAGGCTTGGAATATAGCGCTTATGGCAAAGTATATCTGGGCTATATCTAGTAAACAAGATAACCTTTGGGTTAGGTGGATTGATGCGATCTATCTGAGAGGGCTGAGCTTTTGGACAGTTGAATTCAAGCAAGATGAGAGCTGGTACTTCAAAAAATTCCTTCGTCTTTGTTCAACTGTTAATGAAACAATGGTCACTGCTGCTATTAAAAGAGGTAAGTTTAGTGCTAAACTCTTTTATCTCTCTTTTATTCAAGCTCAAAAGATTGATTATGCAAGGAACATTTGGAATAGAATGATTGTTCCAAAGCATAGATTCATAGGATGGCAAATAGTGAATAATCAGCTGCTAACCAGGGACAATCTAAGCCGATTTATGCCAATCTCTTCTCCTCTATGCCCGGTCTACTGTAGGGAAAATGAATTGCACCAGCATTTGTTTGTAACATGCTGCTTTACTCGCAATATGGTTGATGAGATTACCAAATGGTTTGGCCAGTTTGATTGGCCAATCGACTTCAGCAGCTGGTTCTCCAAGGCTGCCATCAACTTGCAGGGAAGAATCACCAACGCTGTCATTTTGGCTACCCTTTACATGGTTTGGACAAAAAGAAATAGTTGTATGTTTTAGTTGAGTTGTAAGACAGTTAGCACCTTAAGTAGAGAGATCAAATCTTGTGTAAAATATAGATGTTTAATTGGTTGTAATGGGGGAAAAGG from Cannabis sativa cultivar Pink pepper isolate KNU-18-1 chromosome 4, ASM2916894v1, whole genome shotgun sequence carries:
- the LOC133036883 gene encoding uncharacterized protein LOC133036883, with the protein product MQRECWLLIIGSFLMDSLNLLGWNVRGLNNVEKQREVFDLCKINKVGFGALFETKIHHDRVSKLMENNPNWKIYSSQETSFRILLIWIEKLVNVDILLIDRQLIHCKLKMVGYKEEFFLTAVYGSNSLNERKDLWNKLTNIGHLNAPWIILGDFNAMFAYKDRSGGRKVRSSEIQDSQNWLAWGQVEELKTAGSFFTWSNNHEEGSRVYSKLDRVLTNESWFDKFPNTEASFRWGALSDHSYCLIKHIKTGIRGTKPFRFSNHWMFKEGYRETVLSSWKKHKVTDLSTLHQQLFRVKHILKTNYVKKSEDVTGLYNEARDKFIAAQEALAINHLCPTAITTEKVNHANYLAARKQYFSYLHQHSKACWLKLGDENTSYFHAIMKKRRAENKVCSFTANGVVVDEYDKVVEHFLNHFRNFMGRQSSVSRRMDEDCLEFGQKLTLEHQEVSATTISLIPKIDNPQGATDYRPIACCTTTYKCISKMIYTRLSEVLPVLIHENQGAFVKKRLLAHNVLILQDLLKGYTRKTISSRCLRKIDLSKAYDTVDWCFVADILKALCFPSKFITWILSCLQGASYALLLNGRIQGSFKGEKGLRQGDLMSPLLFVIIMEYLTRLLIQCSKKKGFGFHPLCESLGLVNLCFADDLIIFYKGNDKSVQMVKNAFNPFSEATGLVANKAKSTVFFGGIPNASKQRLANILQMEEGSFPLKNLSFAGRAQLIHSILLGIRNYWMGLFLLPQKITAAIDKCCRDFLWGSVGNRSKLHIPSWEKVCLPKNARGLGFREGKAWNIALMAKYIWAISSKQDNLWVRWIDAIYLRGLSFWTVEFKQDESWYFKKFLRLCSTVNETMVTAAIKRGKFSAKLFYLSFIQAQKIDYARNIWNRMIVPKHRFIGWQIVNNQLLTRDNLSRFMPISSPLCPVYCRENELHQHLFVTCCFTRNMVDEITKWFGQFDWPIDFSSWFSKAAINLQGRITNAVILATLYMIFFLFRTIGKPAMIDKVTQERSMVKFAYALVEIEISYEPPKTISFNIESKTVGRAVS